Proteins from a genomic interval of Phlebotomus papatasi isolate M1 chromosome 3, Ppap_2.1, whole genome shotgun sequence:
- the LOC129807375 gene encoding cytochrome c oxidase subunit 6A, mitochondrial yields MSQILSHCFRRTFSASAARNAVQGPSAVAGEHSGGWKLWKRLSFFVALPSVGLCMLNAYLGHQKDHGKPRPEFVPYEHLRIRTKRFPWGEGNKSLFHNPHTNALPTGYETPDPHHH; encoded by the exons ATGTCTCAGATCCTCTCTCATTGCTTCCGTCGTACATTTTCCGCATCTGCAGCCCGCAATGCTGTTCAGGGCCCATCGGCTGTAGCTGGAGAACACTCTG GTGGCTGGAAGCTGTGGAAGCGACTGAGTTTCTTCGTGGCTCTGCCATCTGTAGGTCTCTGCATGCTGAATGCCTATTTGGGCCATCAGAAGGACCATGGTAAGCCACGTCCGGAATTCGTTCCCTATGAACATCTGAGGATTCGCACCAAGAGATTCCCATGGGGTGAGGGTAACAAGAGCCTCTTCCACAATCCTCATACCAATGCCCTGCCCACTGGCTATGAAACACCTGATCCCCATCACCATTAA
- the LOC129807376 gene encoding mRNA-capping enzyme, whose product MSRNRGSNPGPVPDRWLHCPRKSDGFIADRFLAFKTPLDERFDSQLPVEACFSPDMVMQSLRMHKRRLGMWIDLTNTSRFYDRRIVEDAGAEYVKLQCRGHGETPSREQTLSFIELVDNFILNHPLDIIGVHCTHGFNRTGFLISCYLVERMDFSVEAAMKAFADARPPGIYKGDYIRELYERYDDVEDTPPPPELPPWHLEYDDSEREPRHQPQSVARAPKRPSDSPGSDQEDTEANGDASGESSTSQPKKKKREFLNLNATFMAGVPGVQLVTDQPRLSELQALCQAMCNWNSNGFPGSQPVSMDMSNLKLLHEKPYHVSWKADGTRYMMLIKGENEIFFFDRDHACFEVEGLRFPHRSDFKRHLTNTLVDGEMVIDKVNGLSIPRYLVYDVVKFEDEDVGQMPFHPTRLKCIEEDIIKPRYAAFRQGLIDKNREPFSVRHKMFWDVTQARALLAPKFAKTLSHEPDGLIFQPSRDPYKPGQCFEVLKWKPLDMCSVDFKLKIAEESGVGILKRKIGLLYVGQLTAPFAQIKYTKALKDLNNKIIECKFENNNWVFMRERTDKSFPNSYSTAVGVCNSIKHPVTTEMLLDFIDSGTMPPPSIA is encoded by the exons ATGAGCAGAAATCGAGGCTCAAATCCCGGTCCTGTGCCGGATCGATGGCTTCACTGCCCCAGGAAGTCAGATGGCTTCATAGCCGACAGGTTTCTGGCCTTCAAGACGCCTCTGGATGAGCGTTTTGACTCTCAGTTGCCCGTGGAGGCTTGCTTCTCGCCGGACATGGTGATGCAGAGTCTCCGGATGCACAAGAGACGCCTGGGAATGTGGATTGATCTGACAAATACGTCTAGGTTCTACGACAGACGGATTGTGGAGGATGCTGGGGCAGAATATGTGAAGTTGCAGTGTCGTGGTCACGGAGAAACGCCCTCGAGGGAACAAACTCTCTCATTCATAGAGCTAGTggacaattttatcctcaatcaTCCCCTGGACATTATTGGGGTGCACTGTACACACGGATTCAACCGGACGGGCTTCCTGATCTCTTGCTATCTGGTCGAGAGGATGGATTTCTCAGTGGAAGCCGCCATGAAGGCCTTTGCAGACGCCAGACCGCCAGGAATCTACAAAGGAGACTACATTCGGGAGCTCTATGAGCGCTACGATGATGTGGAAGATACCCCACCTCCGCCAGAGCTACCACCCTGGCATTTGGAATACGATGACAGCGAAAGGGAACCCAGGCATCAGCCACAGTCAGTTGCCAGAGCGCCAAAACGTCCCTCAGATTCTCCAGGAAGTGATCAGGAGGACACGGAGGCCAATGGCGATGCTTCCGGAGAGTCCAGCACCTCGCAGCCGAAGAAGAAGAAGCGAGAGTTCTTAAATCTCAATGCCACTTTCATGGCAGGAGTTCCAGGAGTGCAACTCGTGACGGATCAACCAAGACTGTCAGAGCTTCAAGCTCTGTGTCAGGCCATGTGCAACTGGAACAGCAATGGCTTCCCAGGATCACAGCCCGTCTCCATGGACATGTCCAATCTCAAGCTGCTGCACGAGAAGCCCTACCATGTGTCCTGGAAAGCCGATGGGACGAGATACATGATGCTGATCAAAG GTGAGAATGAGATTTTCTTCTTCGATCGCGATCATGCGTGCTTCGAAGTTGAAGGACTGAGGTTCCCTCATAGATCAGACTTCAAACGTCACCTGACCAATACCCTCGTGGATGGCGAGATGGTGATTGACAAGGTGAATGGTCTGAGTATCCCTCGGTACTTGGTGTACGATGTGGTGAAGTTTGAGGATGAGGATGTGGGTCAAATGCCGTTCCATCCGACGCGTCTCAAGTGCATCGAGGAGGACATCATCAAGCCACGCTATGCAGCTTTCCGGCAAGGACTCATAGATAAGAACCGGGAGCCTTTTAGTGTGCGCCACAAGATGTTCTGGGACGTGACTCAGGCCAGAGCTCTGTTGGCACCTAAATTTGCCAAGACTCTGAGCCATGAACCCGATGGTCTGATCTTTCAGCCATCGAGGGATCCCTACAAGCCTGGGCAGTGCTTTGAGGTGCTCAAGTGGAAGCCACTGGATATGTGTTCGGTGGATTTCAAGCTGAAGATAGCTGAGGAGAGTGGCGTGGGGATTCTCAAGCGTAAAATTGGGCTACTGTATGTGGGACAATTGACTGCTCCATTTGCTCAAATCAAGTACACAAAGGCTCTGAAGGATCTCAACAATAAGATCATCGAATGTAAATTTGAGAACAATAATTGGGTCTTTATGCGTGAACGCACAGACAAATCCTTTCCCAATAGCTACTCAACGGCTGTTGGTGTCTGCAACAGCATTAAACATCCTGTCACCACGGAGATGCTCCTTGATTTCATTGACTCAGGAACCATGCCACCTCCTAGCATCgcctaa